The sequence below is a genomic window from Thermococcus sp..
TCCCCGTTGAACTGCCCCCAGGAAGATACAAGGTCGTCAAGTTCGCCTATGTAAAGGGTGCTAAGGTCCGGATTGAAAAGAAGTTCACGGTCCGCTGAACCAGAAGCGCTTCAGGTAAAGCCCCATTCTAACTAAATCAACGGGTCTCATGGTTTCCACCATCCAGTCCGGGAAGTCCTTTCTGACGTTTCTCCACAGGACGCGGTAGTCTAGGATTATTATCGAGCCCTTCTCCTCGGCCGAGCGGTGCACCCTTCCAGCGGCCTGAACGAGCTTTCTGTGGGCCGGTAAGTAATACCCATAGTAACGGCCCTTCCCAGGGAACTTCTTTTCAAAGTACCTTATCTGAGCCTGAACCCTCGGTGTCGGCCTCGCGTAGGGAATCCCCACGAGTATAACCCCGTTCATTTCATCTCCCGAGTAATCCTGTCCCTCGCTGTTCCTACCTCCCATGACCCCGAGCAGAACGGCACCGTTGCCCCTAGCGTGGGCCTTAAAGCTCGCCACCATCGCGTCGTTCTCGGACGAGCTGACGCCCTGTCTCTCGATGAACACAGCTTTTCCCGTTTCCTCAAGCCGAACCTGGAGGTTGGCCGAGAGAAGGCCTTGGAGGACCTCGTAAGATGCCGTAAAAACCCCCACATTCTTTGGGATGAGCTTCACGGCCTCGACGATGTAGTCAACCATCTTTTTGTAAACCGCCAGAGAACGCTCTTCACCGCGCGTTGAGACGTCCTTGGCAACTAAAACCTGTGCGTTTTCTCTCTTTACAATCCGCGGGAACTTCTTTAGTCTGGCCCTCTCGATTCCCATAACGTCGCGGAACGCCTCAAGTGGCGTCAGAGTTCCGGATATGAGGAAGGCACTATGGACGTCGTGGAGGAATGTTAAAGCCCTCGAAGGGTCCAGGGCAACGAGTTCAAGGCTCAGTCCTCTCTCCCTGCTGAGGAGGAACAGGTAGTCCTCGCGCCCGATGAGTGAAAACCAGAGGAGCAGGAACTCTCCAACTCTGCCGATGTAACTCCTCGGTGGCTTCCCCTTCTCTATTCTGTCCTCCCTTATCGCCTCCCCTATGGAGACCATCTCGTTCAGTGTTTTTACAATCCAGCGGGGGCTTATCCCCAGGGTGTTTATGAGGTGCGCAAAGACCAGTTCCGGCTGAATGGGTGTTTCCATTATCTCCCTGTCTGAGAGTCTTTCGTTGAAGAGCAACTCCAGGCCCTTTGCGAATATGCTCAGGAAGTTCGCTATTTCGTTCTCCCTGTATTCGTCGGCCTCTTTGATGGCCCTGTTGACCGTGTGAATGCTCAGCCTGTCGCTTAAAGCCGAAATCGCTTGGTCGGGCAGGTTGTGGGCTTCATCAAAGATGATTATCAAATCGGAATAATCAACTCCGAGCGAGCTTATCAGGCTTTCTCTTATGCTCGGACTTATCGCGTAGAGGTAGCTCGCGACTATCACATCGGCCTTCTCTGCTATCCTCTTAGTCAAATCGTAGGGGCAGAGCTCGAGCGTTTCGGCGTAGCTTAAAATCTCCGAGGGATGGGATGGGCTCTTGAGGAAGAAGTTGACGAGCTCGTTGAACTCGGCCTTTTTCCTCTTCTCGTTTTCGTAGAACTCGCACTTACCGAGCTTTTTCAGGTTCTTGCAGACTATCATGGCAGTGTATGCATCGTTCGTGAACTTAGTTAGGTAGTTGTGGAGACAGAGCTCCTTCCTGCTTCTCAGCTCGACTCCCGAGACCTTCGCCTTCCGGTTTATCGCCTTGAGCTCCTCTATAACCCTGTCCATCTGCCTGTGAGTTCTCGCCAGATAGAGAACCTTTAACCCGAGCTCCCCAGCAACGGGGAGAACTCCGGTCAGAACACTTACCGTCTTCCCAAAGCCCGTTGGAGCTTCGATTATCGCATTCTCTCCTCTCTCAGCAGTCTCACGAACGAGCTCTATGAATTCGGCCTGATTTGGCCTGAGCGATTCGTAGGGGAAATAACTGAGGTCAGGTTCCTGCATGGGAAGGGTTTTTAACGGCTCGTTTTTAACCTTTCCCGTGGTGAAGATGGGAGATAGAGAGAAGAAGTTGATTGAATACGGCGTCGAGGCCCTCATAATAGCGTGGCTCGGCTACCTGTTCCTCTACCAGAACTATCTCCTCCACAAGTGGCACCGTGGACTTCCACTGCCGGACAAGGTTCCGTTCATTCTTGGAGGAATAGTGATGGGCTTGGCGTTTTTCATCTACGAGGCATGGAAGCTTGAGAAGAATGCTTCAAAAAACAACCCTGAGGATGTACTCCCCGCCGAGCTCGAGACCTGAGAAATCTTCCTCACTAACGTCAAGCAGGGACCTGTTAACCTCGATGATTGCACTTCCACCCGAGCTCTTATGCTCGATGTCCCTGACAACCCCACCTTCGACGGTTATCCTAAACTCATCCCCGTCTCCTTTTCCCCGGAGGGAAAACGTCTCACCATCGAGGCTGAAGCGAAGGTATCTGAGCAGATGGGGGATGTCGTCAGTTGACATTTCCCGCACGTAGAACTCCCTCTTTCCGGTTGGCAGGATTTTTTCCGCGATTCTGCGATAGCTCTCTGAGAAACGACATATGGAAAGTCCAAAACCCCTTGCAAGTATCTCTAATTTTCGACCGAGAAAGCGCTCAACCAAGTCGGCGGATGCCCTTGAGACAATCATGTCATCCTCCATGGACACAGAGACAATCAACAGGCCCTTGGGCCCCTTCATGATATATGGGGCCGCTGAATCTGCAAAGGCCACGTTCATTCTCCCAGAGAACTCGAACTTCAGCAGTTTCCTTCTCAGGCGTATCTCAACGTCGAAGGGCTCCTCTCCCGAAACCCGCGCCTCGAAGGGAAGGGAACGAAAGAGTATCCTCGGCCTTGAAGCCACCCATTTTATGGCTTCCCAGTCCGCTTTGACGGGCATTTCTACGCTCGCTGATTGCATCCACGTACACCCTGGGACAGTGCTGGAAAGATTTCCGAAAGAGGCTTATAAAATTTAAGGGCCGATTCGAGCTCGATGGAGGAGTATTGTGAAAAGAAAAGTCAGAGCCTGAGCTCAGGAATCTCCTCGATGACCTTGGTCGTCAGCTTGACTGCCGCATCAACGTCACGCTCGTCCACAACTTCGGTGTTGGAGTGTATGTAACGCGCTGGTATGCTTATGCCCCCACTCGGGACACCGGTCTTGTTGAGGTGTATCGCCCCAGCGTCGGTTCCCCCACCGGTGAGGATGTCCCACTGATAAGGTATCTCGTGCTTTTTAGCCAGCTCCTCCATCCAGCGAACTATCGTTGGGTGGCAGATGACGGAGCGGTCCATTATCTTGATGGCGACGCCTTTACCAAGCTGGGTTATCTGCTTGTGCTCAGGTGTCCCAGGAACGTCGGCCGCGATGGTTACATCCAAGGCAAAACCGTAGTCTGGGTCGATTCCAAAGGCTGAAACCTTGGCACCGCGAAGGCCAACCTCTTCCTGAACCGTTGCCACGAAGTACACATCCGCATCGGTCTCGCTCAACTGTCTTGCACTCTCAACCAAGGTGTAAACCGCTATCCTGTCGTCGAAGGCTATGCTAACAAACCTGTGCTTGCCGAGCCTCTCCAGCCTCCCGTCCCATGTGATTACCGTGCCTATCTTGACGCCCATCTCCTCGGCTTCCTCTTTGCTCTCGGCACCGATGTCTATGAACACCTGGTCCCACGTTGGTGCCTTGTTCCTCTGCTCCGGCTTCTGGATGTGTGGAGGAACTGAACCGCCAACGCCGTAGATGAACTCGTTCGGGCCAACCCAGACCTTAAAGCGCTGGGCTATTAGAGTCCTCGGGTCAACTCCTCCAACGGGTGCAACCCTCAAAAAGCCGTTCTTCTCGATGTGCGTCACCATAAGGCCTATCTGGTCCATATGTCCAG
It includes:
- a CDS encoding M42 family metallopeptidase; this translates as MVDFELLKKIVEAPGVSGFEFLGVRDVVIEAFKPYVDEIRVDKLGNVIAHKEGKGPKVMLAGHMDQIGLMVTHIEKNGFLRVAPVGGVDPRTLIAQRFKVWVGPNEFIYGVGGSVPPHIQKPEQRNKAPTWDQVFIDIGAESKEEAEEMGVKIGTVITWDGRLERLGKHRFVSIAFDDRIAVYTLVESARQLSETDADVYFVATVQEEVGLRGAKVSAFGIDPDYGFALDVTIAADVPGTPEHKQITQLGKGVAIKIMDRSVICHPTIVRWMEELAKKHEIPYQWDILTGGGTDAGAIHLNKTGVPSGGISIPARYIHSNTEVVDERDVDAAVKLTTKVIEEIPELRL
- a CDS encoding helicase C-terminal domain-containing protein, producing MQEPDLSYFPYESLRPNQAEFIELVRETAERGENAIIEAPTGFGKTVSVLTGVLPVAGELGLKVLYLARTHRQMDRVIEELKAINRKAKVSGVELRSRKELCLHNYLTKFTNDAYTAMIVCKNLKKLGKCEFYENEKRKKAEFNELVNFFLKSPSHPSEILSYAETLELCPYDLTKRIAEKADVIVASYLYAISPSIRESLISSLGVDYSDLIIIFDEAHNLPDQAISALSDRLSIHTVNRAIKEADEYRENEIANFLSIFAKGLELLFNERLSDREIMETPIQPELVFAHLINTLGISPRWIVKTLNEMVSIGEAIREDRIEKGKPPRSYIGRVGEFLLLWFSLIGREDYLFLLSRERGLSLELVALDPSRALTFLHDVHSAFLISGTLTPLEAFRDVMGIERARLKKFPRIVKRENAQVLVAKDVSTRGEERSLAVYKKMVDYIVEAVKLIPKNVGVFTASYEVLQGLLSANLQVRLEETGKAVFIERQGVSSSENDAMVASFKAHARGNGAVLLGVMGGRNSEGQDYSGDEMNGVILVGIPYARPTPRVQAQIRYFEKKFPGKGRYYGYYLPAHRKLVQAAGRVHRSAEEKGSIIILDYRVLWRNVRKDFPDWMVETMRPVDLVRMGLYLKRFWFSGP